AGAAGCTAAAGTAGGGGCGGGTTTCAAACCTGCCCGGATTCTGATGTGGGGGCGCCGTCAGTCCAGATCGAAAATATTGTTCGGCTTTATGTCCTTTTCCTTCTTCGCTTCATTTAGCGACGCCTTGAAAAGTTCTTCGGCCATCTTCCTTTTCTTTTCAAGCTGGCCGGCGATGTCGTCGAGCTTTCCGGCGCGTTTGTCCCTGTCGTCTTTGGCCTTGGTGAAGGCGTCGATGAACCTGTCTCCGCTGGACTTTTCCACCAGCGGCTTGCGGGTCTCGATCAGTTCTCCGGTGATCCTGTCCACAATCAGGATGGTCTGGCATCCGGGGCATGCGACCTTGATTTCCCTGTCCATGGCGGGTCAGGCGCCCTTTTTCCCCTCGTCTATGGCCTTCTGGGCCTCGTCGGCGGCGCCCTTTATTTCCGATTCGGTCTCGGAAATGGACTTCTTGAAGTTGCGTATCCCCTTGCCAAGCCCGCCCCCTATCTCCGGCAGGCGTTTTGCCCCGAACACCACCAGGGCGATGAGAAGGATGATTATAAGCTCCGGCATGCCGATTCCGAACATTTGACTCTCCTTTTCAAGCCGATGCCAAAGGCGTCCGCCGCTTTGGGGGCGCCGCCGCAACAACGAGGGTTTTTCAACGGCCTCATTGCTGATATACTTAATCTATTTTAACGGGACGGGCGATTTAAAGCCACATTAAAACCAGTAATCGAGGGGAGCCCTTTTATGGAGCCTGAAATAACCGTCAACGGCGCAAAGGCCGTCGTGGACCTTACCGGCGTGACCCATCTGGCCGGCGCCGTGGACAAACTGTCAAAAGCAGTCCTGGCCCCTGGCGAGCTTATCGCGTCGCTGACAGTCAACGGCGAATATTTGGAACCCGGCTCCCCGAAGGCGGCCGCCCCCATCGGCCAGATCAAGACCATCGAAGTGACCACCATAAAAAATCCGATAGAAATGACCGTCTCGCTGCTAAAGCGGATGGGGGAATACCTTTCCACCATGTCCCCCGGGGTGGGCAAGGCGGCGGACGTGCTGCGGCTGGGCTCCGCCGAAGAAGGCAACGCCATGCTGGTGAAGATTCTGGACGGGATCACAGCTTTCACCGACCTTATCGAGACGGCCAAGTCCGTCGCCCGCAACGACCTTGGGAATCTGTCGTCCAAGGGGCAGACTTTCACGGGGCTGGAGGAGCGTCTCCTTTCCATGCTGAAAAAAGTTATGGACGCGCAGGAGTCCAGCGACTGGGTGATGGTGGCCGACCTTCTGGAGTATGAGATAGCGCCCGCTCTGGACGATTGGCGTAATATCCTGCCGGCGGTTGAAAGTGAGCTGTTAAAGGGCAATAATTGATCTAGACGGGCAGTTTTGGCGGCGCCGCGATGCCCAGTGTTTCGCGGCGGAATCCGGCCATGCCCGCCGGACAAGAATGGTTTTCCATGACCGGTTATTCATACGATTCGCGGAGCGACTCGCTGAACGCCTACCTTAAGGACATCAGCGGGATAACACCCCTGACCAGGGCGGAGGAAATAGAATTGGCCCGGGACGGGGGCGACGCATCTGTCCGCAAGCTCGTGGAGCGCAACCTCAAGTACGTGGTGATGGTGGCCAACCATTACAAGGGGATGGGCATGTCCATGAACGACCTTATAAACGAGGGTAACATCGGCATGATGGTGGCCGCCCGCCGGTTCAATCCGGACAAGGGGGTGAAATTCATCACCTACGCCGTGTGGTGGGTGCGTCAGGCGATCCTGCGGGCGCTGGCCGAGCAGGCGCGCATCGTGCGGCTGCCTGTGAAACAGGCGGGGCTGATCAACAGGATCACACGGGCTGTGGAGGCGCTGTCCCACAGGCTTAAAAGAGAGCCCAAGCTGGACGAGGTGGCCGGCGAGATGCGGATACGCCCCAAGTCGCTGGAGACGATCATGCGGGTGTACAAGGACTATATGAGCCTGGACTCGCCGATCAGCGACGACGATTCGGTGAGCCTGGGGGACTTGCTGGGCACTTCGCCGGAAAGCTCCGTGGAAGAGGAGTTCATCAGGCTTTGCTTCCATCACGACATGGAAAAGCTTCTGGCCGAGCTGCCGGAGCGGGAGGCGGAGGTTTTGCGGATGCGGTACGGCTTTGACGATCCGCCCATGACCCTGGAGGGAGTCGGCGGCAAACTGGGGCTCACCCGCGAGAGGATAAGGCAGATTGAAAAATCCGCCAAGGAAAAGCTGCGGGTGAAAACACGAATACGGATTTTGGAGGAATACCTGCGTTGAGAACCGGAGGATCGCTTTACGCCGCGGCCGTCATGA
This DNA window, taken from Nitrospinota bacterium, encodes the following:
- the tatA gene encoding twin-arginine translocase TatA/TatE family subunit, whose protein sequence is MFGIGMPELIIILLIALVVFGAKRLPEIGGGLGKGIRNFKKSISETESEIKGAADEAQKAIDEGKKGA
- a CDS encoding RNA polymerase sigma factor RpoD/SigA, which encodes MPAGQEWFSMTGYSYDSRSDSLNAYLKDISGITPLTRAEEIELARDGGDASVRKLVERNLKYVVMVANHYKGMGMSMNDLINEGNIGMMVAARRFNPDKGVKFITYAVWWVRQAILRALAEQARIVRLPVKQAGLINRITRAVEALSHRLKREPKLDEVAGEMRIRPKSLETIMRVYKDYMSLDSPISDDDSVSLGDLLGTSPESSVEEEFIRLCFHHDMEKLLAELPEREAEVLRMRYGFDDPPMTLEGVGGKLGLTRERIRQIEKSAKEKLRVKTRIRILEEYLR